The genomic segment AACACTCCGATGTGTTGTATTTATGGTACTGCTAGTATCGGAGCGATACCAGAAGGTCCTATTTTGCAGCTCGTGGGTGCGGCGGTGGTGCTGTGCATTTTGCTGCGACGGGCACGGCGGGCAACTTCGAGCAAACGAGTCGTTGGGGACCATTCGTCAAGGGGTGCGTTCCTTGTCGGATCCCGCAGCGACCGCGCTATTGGCGTTCGGCATTCTCGTGACCTGGCCGACCGTCGCTTACATCAGCACGCGCCCCTGGGCGTCGCGTGTCCTGGTGACTGCATGCCACGACCCGGCCGAGCTTGAACGTGCCCGGGACAAGCTCTCCCTCTAGCTCGATTTAGACAACCTCGTCGAGGAAATCGATGACGGCTTCGGAGAACGCGTCGTTGTCGTCTCCAGCGATCATGTGACCAGCGTCGGTCACGTCCACCGTGCGCGCGTGCGGCACGAGGTCGACGAAGTCGTTCACTGTCTCCTCCGACACCACGTCCGACAACAGCCCCCGCACAAGAAGCGTAGGAGCAGATACCTGCCGTGCGCCGTCGATCAACACCATGCTCATCCGGTCGAACTCCGCTGCGCCCTCATCTGGATTACCTTGCAGGAAGCCAAAATTCGACGCCACAAAGGCCGGATCCCACCGCCATACCCAACGGTCGTCGGCGCGCTGCTGCAAGACCTTCCGTAGTCCGTCGAGGCTGCTTGGCTTCGATCTGTGTGGGTTGTACGCGGCGATAACCTCGGCGGCAGACTCAAGATCGGCGAAACCGTCGGGGTGCGCCGCCATGAATGCGACGACGCGCCGTGCGCCCTGCATCTCCATGCGTGGAGTGATGTCCACCAGCACCACGGCGTCCCACAGGTCAGGTGATGCGAGTAGGTGAGTGCCCAGGATCGTCAGACCGCCGAGGGAAGCTCCAATGGCCACAACAGGGTGCCCACCTGCCGCGTGCGAACGCACCGCGAGCAGGTCGCCGCCGAGTCGATCAAGGTCATAGCGGCCATCCGGGTCCCAGTCACTATCCCCGTGTCCGCGCGCATCGTAGGCCGCCGCGAGGTAGCCGCGTGCGTGTAAGCGCTGCGCTGTCGCATCCCACGCATGACGGCTTTGGCCTCCTCCGTGTAGCAGCAATACGGCTGCCCGCGGCTTCGCGCACGGATACAGGTCGACCGCCAAGGAGACTCCGTCGGTGGTGGGCACTCGCTGGAGGACAGGTCTTACCCTGCGCCGCCTGCCGAGCCCGGGGGACATCACGAGGCC from the Mycolicibacterium crocinum genome contains:
- a CDS encoding alpha/beta fold hydrolase, whose product is MSPGLGRRRRVRPVLQRVPTTDGVSLAVDLYPCAKPRAAVLLLHGGGQSRHAWDATAQRLHARGYLAAAYDARGHGDSDWDPDGRYDLDRLGGDLLAVRSHAAGGHPVVAIGASLGGLTILGTHLLASPDLWDAVVLVDITPRMEMQGARRVVAFMAAHPDGFADLESAAEVIAAYNPHRSKPSSLDGLRKVLQQRADDRWVWRWDPAFVASNFGFLQGNPDEGAAEFDRMSMVLIDGARQVSAPTLLVRGLLSDVVSEETVNDFVDLVPHARTVDVTDAGHMIAGDDNDAFSEAVIDFLDEVV